From a region of the Pelomicrobium methylotrophicum genome:
- a CDS encoding formate--tetrahydrofolate ligase — HVINVREVRLAAGAEFVVMICGDIMTMPGLPKVPSAEKIDLDQHGKVVGLF; from the coding sequence GCACGTGATCAATGTTCGGGAAGTGCGCCTGGCGGCCGGGGCGGAGTTCGTGGTCATGATCTGCGGCGACATCATGACCATGCCGGGGCTGCCCAAAGTGCCCTCGGCCGAAAAAATCGACCTGGACCAACACGGCAAAGTGGTGGGGTTGTTCTAG